From the genome of Halobacterium sp. R2-5:
GTGGGGCGAAGAGCAGTCCGACTACTGGGAGGAGACGCTCTCCGAGGCGGGCTACGACGTCGTCCTCCGGGAGACCTACCAGCTCGGCTCCGAGGACTTCTCCTCGCTCATCTCCCAGTCCGACAGCGCGAACGTCGAAATCCTGCTGTCGACGCCGACGCCGCCCGGCGGCATCACCGCCGTCAACCAGATGCAGTCCAACAACTGGTCGCCCCAGGTGCTGAAGTTCGTCCGCGCCGCGGACCCGACCGCGTGGTGGTCCGCGCTCGGCGAGACGGGCGCGTACGCCTGCATGTGTCCGGGCTGGGTGCCCGGTCTCACCGGCGGCGGCAACGAAGGCCTCTGGTCGGCCTACCGGAACGAGTACGGCCTCGACGACAACGAGCTCATCCGGTCGCCGGTCGGCGGCGGCTACAACGTCGCCCAGACCGCACTCCAGGCGGTCGAGGCCGCCGACTCCACGGACCCCGGCGAGCTCCAGAGCGTCCTCCGCTCGGAGACGTTCAACACGGTCATCGGCGAGTTCGGCTTCGAAGACAACGGCCTGCCCGCGGAGGGCGACCTGACCGCGCCGACCGGCCAGTGGTGGGAGGGCAACCAGCACACCGTCTACCCCGACACCGACGGCACCGGCGCGATGGACTTCCGGTACCCGATTCCGTCGTGGAGCGAACGGTAATCTCTTAGCCCCTCACTCTCACGGTACACATATTCACACATGGTAGCTACCGACCTACTCGTCGAATCGGTACTCAACGGCCTCCTCCTCGGCGGAATCTACGCCGTCGCCGCGCTCGGGCTGTCGCTCGTGTTCGGCATCATGGACATCGTGAATCTCGCTCACGGCCACATGCTGATGGTCGGCGCGTACGTCGCCATCGTCCTGTTCACGGCGCTCGGGCTGACGCCCATCGTCGGCATGGTCGTCGCGTTCGCCGTGCTGTTCGTCCTCGGCATGGCGCTCCAGCGCGTCGTCCTCGAACGCGTCGTCGGGGAGGGCATGGAACAGCCCATCATCGTCCTGTTCGGCCTCGCGTTGATACTCGAGAGCCTCGGCCGAATCGTCGTCGGCAGCGACGCGCAGGCGACCGAGATCGGCATCCCCGGGGACGCAATCTCCATCGCGGGCGCGACCCTCTCGTTCCCGCGCGTCGTCACGTTCGTCCTCTCCATCGCGCTCATCCTCGGAACGTGGGCGTTCCTGAAGTACACGACCACGGGCCTGGCCATCCGCGCGACCGCACAGAACAGCTCGGCCGCCCAGTACATGGGCGTCGACACGGACAACATCTACGTGCTCACGCTCGGCATCGGCACGGGGCTGGCGGGCGCGGCCGGCGCGCTCCTCTCGATGCTGTTCCCCATCACGCCGTACGTCGGCTGGTCGTACCTCCTGAAGGCGTTCGCCGTGGTCGTCCTCGGCGGCGTCGGCAGCGTCGCCGGCACGCTCGTCGGCGGGCTCATCCTCGGCGTCTCCGAGAACGTCGGCGTGCTCTACCTCGGCGGCGGGTTCCGGGACATCATCAGCTTCGGCATCTTCGTGCTGGTGCTGCTCGTGCGGCCGCACGGCCTGTTCGGCAGCTCCGGAGGTGGTGAGTGATGGCGTCGCTGACCGACCCCTTCGAGGGCATCTTCGACAACCGGCGGCGGCTCGCCGCGAGCGTCGTCGTGCTGCTCGCGCTCGCCGTCGTCCCGTTCACGACGACGCCGTACATCACCGACATCGTCTTCACCGGGCTCGTGTTCGTGATGCTCGGCGTCTCCTGGAACCTCATCGCGGGGTACGCCGGGCAGATCAGCCTCGGCCACCACGCCTTCTTCGGGCTCGGCGCGTTCGTCTCCGCGTGGCTCACCACGCCGGCGCGCGCCAACCTCCCGGAGGCCATCCAGTCGCCCGCCTTGCTCGCCATCGCCGTCGGCGCGCTCGTCGCGGGCCTGCTCGCGCTCGTGCTCGGGCCGATCCTGTTCCGGCTGACCGGCCACTACTTCGCCATCGGCACGCTCGCGGTCGCAGCCATCATCCAGCTCGTGCTGCTCGACCAGCGCCGGTTCTCCGGCGGCTCGACCGGGTACTACGTCCAGAACAACCTCGGCGACTCGGCCACCTTCCTGTTGATGCTGGCGGCGACCGTGCTGGTCGTCCTCGTCACGTACGCCATCGTGAACAGTCGCTCCGGGCTCGGGATGCGCGCCATCCACGACGACGAGGACGCCGCCAGTAGCCTCGGCGTCAACCCGCTGCGGTACAAGATGATCGCGTTCGTCGTCTCCGCCGCGATGGCGGGGCTCGCGGGCGGGTTCTACGCGCAGTTCACGCTGTACGTCAACCCCGACTCGACGCTCGGCGTCCCGTGGATGGTCGACACGCTCGTCGTCGTCGTCCTCGGCGGCATGGGGACGATGGTCGGGCCGCTGGTCGGCGCGGGCCTGTTCCTCTCGCTCGACACCGTCCTGCGGGAGACCGCGGGCGAGTTCGCGACCACCATCGAGGGCGCGCTCATCATCATCTTCATCATCTTCGTGCCGGGCGGCCTCTACAAGCTGCTGTCGGACCGCTACGGGAGCGACGACGCCGTCGAAGGCGACGCTACGGCCGAGCAGGCCGAGTAGCGTCTCGCTTTTCCTGTCGCTGTCCGCTTTTCGGAGAACCGGAGAACCAGTGTTGCCGCCTTAGCCGCCCAGGTACGACGCCGTGACGCGGTCGTCGGTCGCGAGCTCCTCGGCGCTCCCGGACAGCGTGATCTCGCCGGACTCGAGGACGTAGCCGCGGTCCGCGATGCGGAGGGCGTTGTTGACGTCCTGCTCGACGAGCAGCACCGTCGTCCCCTCCTCGTTGATGCGGTCGATGGCGTCGAAGACGTCCTCGACGAGCACGGGCGCGAGCCCCAGACTCGCCTCGTCCAGCAGGATGAGCTCTGGGTCGCTCATCAGGCCGCGGCCGATGGCGAGCATCTGCTGTTCGCCGCCGGAGAGCGTGCCGGCCTTCTGGCCTTTCCGCTCCTCGAGTCGCGGGAACACGCCGTAGACGTGTTCGAGCTGTTCGTCCATCCCCTCGCGGTTCGTGTACGCGCCCAGCCGGAGGTTCTCGCGGACGGTGCTGTCCCCGAAGATCTCCCGCCCCTCCGGGATGTGAGTGACGCCCTTCGGCACGACCTCGTCTTGCTGGAGGTGGCCGATGGACTCGCCCTGGAACGAGATGTCGCCGGCGCTCGGCGTGAGCGGGCCGCAGATGGTCTTCAGGATGGTCGTCTTGCCGGCGCCGTTGGCGCCGAGCAGGGCGACGGTCTCGCCCTCGGTGACTTCGAGGCTAGCGTCCCAGATGACCTGGATGTCGCCGTATCCGACGTCGATGCCGTCCACTTCGAGCAGGGTCATTGGGCCACCGTACACGACTCCCCCATAAAAGATTACCTCCAATCACAGTGCTCGCGCGGACCGCCACCGCAGCCGTCCTATCGCAGGACGTGTACGTCGTCGTAGTGCGTTCGGAACGCGAACCAGAGGCCGTGCCGGCCGGGAATCCGTTCGCGCGTCTCGTCGTCCGCGCGCAGTTCGTTCCGCGTGATCGTCCACGCTCGCCCGCCGCCGTCCACGAGCGCGTCCTCGTCGCGCTCGACGGGAGCGGGCGGCGCCTCGTACACCGCGACGTCTCCCGTGGCGTCCCGGATAGCGACGACGTCGCGCCCGTCCACGGTGCCGACGAGCGGGTCGTCGAACTCCTCGACCGGAACGACCCAGACCTCGCTGGCGTCCGCGGAGACGAGCCCGTAGACGTCGGCCTTCTCGGGGAGTTCGCCGTCGGCCTTCCGGACGCCGGGCTGGACGACGTCCTCGTTGTTCCAGTAGTGCCGGAAGAACCCGACGTGGTCGTCGTAGTGGCTGTAGTCGTAGTCGTAGCCCGTGTCTGAGTCGAGCGCGCGCGTCTCGGGGTACTCCGCGCGCCACTCGCCCCACGTCGTCTGCGTCACCGCGAACTGGTCGAGCACGAGGTCCGGGTCCGTTTCGAGGTAGCGGCCCGCGGTCGGCACGCCCGCGTGCTGGTCCCACAGCGTCTCCGTCTCCTCGTCGTACATCACCTTGTTCCCGGACGCGAGCATCCCGGTGCTCCCGAACGTGAGCACGTCGTGGTCGCCCGCGTCGACTCGCCTGTCGTACAGGATCGGCGCGTTACAGAGCGTGCAGTACGTGAGGCTCACGGGGACGCCGTCGAGGGTGACGTTCAGCAGCTCGTGCGGGAACAGCACCTCGCGCGGGACGGCGTACTGCGCGCCTTCGATTTCGAAGCCGAAGACGGTGTCCTCGTCGTCGAGGTAGTCGGCGTCGCCACCCGGGAGGAAGTCCGGGGCGTTCAGCGCCGCGAGGAACGAGCGGTCGCAGTTCCCCCAGCGGATCTCCTGGAGGTCGAAGTCCCGCGGTTCGGCGTCGATCAGGCCGCCGACGGGCGGGAGGTAGGACTTGTAGAGGCGGAGCTTCCACTCGTCGAAGCCCTCCAGAGGCTCGATGTCCTGCTGGGAGTACCACGACTCCCACTCGACCCACGCGTGCTCGGAGTCGAAGTTCGGTCCCGCGAGTTCGGCGAGCGCGTCCCGCACGCCCGGCCACCGGACTTCGGGGAGGTCGAGGTACCGCGGCGGGTCGCGGCTCCGCAGTACTTCCGGGAAGCCGAACTGCGCCCAGTCGTTGCCGATGGCGTCGATGACCAGTACTTCCAGCAGGTGCGGGACGACGCGCTCGTCGCCGTGC
Proteins encoded in this window:
- a CDS encoding ABC transporter substrate-binding protein; translated protein: MSGLSGCTLLDGGGGGSETITIAATVPETGQFSSLGEAVKQGYELGVTLMDEELDQEVELLLSDDESDPEVVRQELQQMTSNNEVDMIWGSFSSLLVTAGSAYAENQGIPFLGAFFAYEGPHRNEGYEWTYSPFPKSRDVARSTSGLLDLIPEGERPSNVGIWEANSGWGEEQSDYWEETLSEAGYDVVLRETYQLGSEDFSSLISQSDSANVEILLSTPTPPGGITAVNQMQSNNWSPQVLKFVRAADPTAWWSALGETGAYACMCPGWVPGLTGGGNEGLWSAYRNEYGLDDNELIRSPVGGGYNVAQTALQAVEAADSTDPGELQSVLRSETFNTVIGEFGFEDNGLPAEGDLTAPTGQWWEGNQHTVYPDTDGTGAMDFRYPIPSWSER
- a CDS encoding branched-chain amino acid ABC transporter permease, which gives rise to MVATDLLVESVLNGLLLGGIYAVAALGLSLVFGIMDIVNLAHGHMLMVGAYVAIVLFTALGLTPIVGMVVAFAVLFVLGMALQRVVLERVVGEGMEQPIIVLFGLALILESLGRIVVGSDAQATEIGIPGDAISIAGATLSFPRVVTFVLSIALILGTWAFLKYTTTGLAIRATAQNSSAAQYMGVDTDNIYVLTLGIGTGLAGAAGALLSMLFPITPYVGWSYLLKAFAVVVLGGVGSVAGTLVGGLILGVSENVGVLYLGGGFRDIISFGIFVLVLLVRPHGLFGSSGGGE
- a CDS encoding branched-chain amino acid ABC transporter permease, giving the protein MASLTDPFEGIFDNRRRLAASVVVLLALAVVPFTTTPYITDIVFTGLVFVMLGVSWNLIAGYAGQISLGHHAFFGLGAFVSAWLTTPARANLPEAIQSPALLAIAVGALVAGLLALVLGPILFRLTGHYFAIGTLAVAAIIQLVLLDQRRFSGGSTGYYVQNNLGDSATFLLMLAATVLVVLVTYAIVNSRSGLGMRAIHDDEDAASSLGVNPLRYKMIAFVVSAAMAGLAGGFYAQFTLYVNPDSTLGVPWMVDTLVVVVLGGMGTMVGPLVGAGLFLSLDTVLRETAGEFATTIEGALIIIFIIFVPGGLYKLLSDRYGSDDAVEGDATAEQAE
- a CDS encoding ABC transporter ATP-binding protein, producing the protein MLEVDGIDVGYGDIQVIWDASLEVTEGETVALLGANGAGKTTILKTICGPLTPSAGDISFQGESIGHLQQDEVVPKGVTHIPEGREIFGDSTVRENLRLGAYTNREGMDEQLEHVYGVFPRLEERKGQKAGTLSGGEQQMLAIGRGLMSDPELILLDEASLGLAPVLVEDVFDAIDRINEEGTTVLLVEQDVNNALRIADRGYVLESGEITLSGSAEELATDDRVTASYLGG
- a CDS encoding DUF3179 domain-containing (seleno)protein; translated protein: MSTESRERLEAHVEQLLVRDADAHAEAVDALAEHGDERVVPHLLEVLVIDAIGNDWAQFGFPEVLRSRDPPRYLDLPEVRWPGVRDALAELAGPNFDSEHAWVEWESWYSQQDIEPLEGFDEWKLRLYKSYLPPVGGLIDAEPRDFDLQEIRWGNCDRSFLAALNAPDFLPGGDADYLDDEDTVFGFEIEGAQYAVPREVLFPHELLNVTLDGVPVSLTYCTLCNAPILYDRRVDAGDHDVLTFGSTGMLASGNKVMYDEETETLWDQHAGVPTAGRYLETDPDLVLDQFAVTQTTWGEWRAEYPETRALDSDTGYDYDYSHYDDHVGFFRHYWNNEDVVQPGVRKADGELPEKADVYGLVSADASEVWVVPVEEFDDPLVGTVDGRDVVAIRDATGDVAVYEAPPAPVERDEDALVDGGGRAWTITRNELRADDETRERIPGRHGLWFAFRTHYDDVHVLR